In a genomic window of Gemmatimonadales bacterium:
- a CDS encoding BadF/BadG/BcrA/BcrD ATPase family protein: MTRTLIGVDVGGTKTAAGVSDGADILTRAEGPGAAIRPGRALASAATVAEVVRQALAKLGRLTGDVLLVGAAGAGREPERDELRKALRAENVAERVVVTTDLDIALAAAFADGPGIVVSAGTGSVAVGRDRTGRPHRIGGYGWQMGDEGSGYAIGRAALGAVSRAADGRSPRTALTDRVLAATRSENFDALIRWAAGASPAEVAALAPPVLETAAKGDVLAQGIADYAARELCQLAICLLPIMEIDPPIGVAVTGGLLGGDTLLRRRVLARLGEEPSLAPIETAVDPVVGALRLAGSA, translated from the coding sequence GTGACCCGTACGCTCATCGGCGTGGACGTCGGAGGAACCAAGACCGCTGCCGGCGTCTCCGACGGCGCCGACATCCTTACCCGCGCCGAAGGACCTGGCGCGGCCATCCGGCCAGGCCGGGCCCTGGCCTCAGCCGCCACGGTGGCCGAGGTGGTGCGTCAGGCCCTGGCCAAGCTGGGACGGCTGACCGGTGACGTGCTCCTGGTGGGCGCCGCCGGCGCGGGCCGTGAGCCCGAGCGGGACGAGCTGCGGAAGGCCCTCCGGGCCGAGAACGTGGCGGAGCGGGTGGTGGTCACCACCGATCTCGACATCGCGCTGGCGGCGGCGTTCGCCGATGGGCCCGGGATCGTGGTGAGCGCGGGCACCGGCAGCGTCGCGGTGGGGAGGGACCGGACCGGGCGGCCGCACCGGATCGGCGGCTACGGCTGGCAGATGGGCGACGAGGGGAGCGGCTATGCCATCGGTCGCGCGGCGCTCGGCGCGGTGAGCCGGGCGGCCGATGGCCGGAGCCCGCGCACCGCCCTCACGGACCGGGTGCTCGCCGCCACCCGAAGTGAGAACTTCGATGCCCTGATTCGTTGGGCGGCCGGGGCCTCACCGGCCGAAGTGGCTGCACTGGCTCCGCCGGTGCTGGAGACCGCGGCCAAGGGCGACGTGCTGGCTCAGGGAATCGCCGACTACGCCGCGCGCGAGCTCTGCCAGCTCGCCATCTGCCTGCTGCCGATCATGGAGATCGACCCGCCCATTGGGGTCGCCGTCACGGGTGGCCTGCTCGGGGGTGACACCCTGCTCCGGCGGCGGGTCCTCGCCCGCCTCGGTGAGGAGCCCAGCCTCGCGCCGATCGAAACGGCGGTGGACCCCGTAGTGGGCGCTCTCCGTCTCGCGGGCTCCGCCTGA
- a CDS encoding amino acid permease has translation MSRLFLRKSVQDCEDDIVERGGLKRSLGKWHLTALGVGATIGAGIFATTGTAIVGDPLRPGAGPAIVISFLLTALTCGFAALCYAEFAAMVPISGSAYTYAYASLGELVAWIIGWDLIIEYAVGNIGVAIGWSGYFRELLSHFGLAVPAWLATDYRSAHMAAEAIAGGATDPTSRYLASALTTAPHVLGLPFIANLPAFLIVAAITGVLVIGIRESANSNNAMVLLKIGIILFFCAVGSTLIRPENWTNPASGGFAPNGFAGISAGAAIIFFSYIGFDATSTAAEEARDPARDMPFGIIMSLVVCTVLYIVLSLVMTGMAPWKQLGTPEPMITALALADGSPRLLAASRLIVSLGAVIAMSSVLLVFQLGQPRIFMSMSRDGLLPPFLARVHPRFKTPYIGTIITGLFVATFAAFANIAEVVDLTNIGTLFAFVLVSAGVIVLRRAEPNRVRPFRAPLVPITPIISIVACLYLMVQLPRLTWIRFGVWLLLGLTIYFFYGVRNSRLQRRAEDRASRNAA, from the coding sequence ATGAGCCGGCTCTTCCTCCGGAAATCGGTGCAGGATTGTGAAGACGACATCGTGGAGCGCGGCGGGCTCAAGCGTTCTCTCGGGAAGTGGCACCTCACCGCGCTCGGCGTGGGAGCCACCATCGGCGCCGGGATCTTCGCCACCACCGGCACCGCCATCGTGGGCGATCCCCTGCGCCCCGGGGCCGGCCCCGCGATCGTCATCTCCTTCCTGCTGACCGCGCTCACCTGCGGCTTCGCGGCGCTCTGCTACGCCGAGTTCGCCGCGATGGTCCCGATCTCGGGGTCGGCTTACACCTATGCCTATGCCTCGCTGGGCGAGCTGGTGGCGTGGATCATCGGCTGGGATCTCATCATCGAATACGCGGTGGGCAACATCGGCGTGGCGATCGGGTGGTCGGGCTACTTCCGGGAGCTGCTCTCCCACTTCGGCTTGGCGGTGCCGGCCTGGCTGGCCACGGATTACCGGTCGGCGCACATGGCCGCGGAGGCGATCGCCGGGGGGGCAACCGATCCCACCAGCCGGTATCTCGCCTCCGCGCTCACCACCGCGCCCCACGTCCTCGGCCTCCCATTCATCGCCAACCTGCCGGCATTCCTCATCGTGGCGGCGATCACGGGGGTGCTGGTCATCGGCATCCGGGAGTCGGCCAACTCGAACAACGCGATGGTGCTGCTCAAGATCGGCATCATCCTGTTCTTCTGCGCCGTCGGCAGCACGCTGATCCGGCCGGAGAACTGGACCAATCCAGCGTCCGGCGGCTTCGCTCCCAACGGCTTTGCCGGCATCAGCGCGGGCGCGGCGATCATCTTTTTCAGCTACATCGGATTCGACGCCACCTCGACGGCCGCCGAGGAAGCCCGGGACCCGGCGCGCGACATGCCTTTCGGCATCATCATGAGCCTGGTGGTGTGCACCGTGCTCTACATCGTGCTCTCGCTGGTGATGACCGGGATGGCACCGTGGAAGCAGCTCGGCACGCCGGAGCCGATGATCACGGCTCTGGCGCTGGCCGACGGCTCGCCCCGGCTGCTGGCGGCCTCACGCCTGATCGTCTCGCTCGGCGCCGTGATCGCCATGAGCAGCGTGCTCCTGGTCTTTCAGCTGGGCCAGCCGCGGATCTTCATGTCGATGTCCCGCGACGGACTGCTGCCTCCCTTCCTGGCCCGGGTGCACCCGCGGTTCAAGACGCCGTACATCGGCACCATCATCACCGGCCTGTTCGTGGCGACGTTCGCGGCCTTCGCCAACATCGCCGAAGTGGTCGACCTCACCAACATCGGGACCCTGTTCGCCTTCGTCCTGGTCTCGGCCGGCGTGATCGTCCTCCGGCGGGCCGAGCCGAACCGGGTGCGGCCGTTCCGCGCGCCCTTGGTGCCGATCACGCCGATCATCTCGATCGTGGCATGCCTGTACCTCATGGTGCAGTTGCCGAGGCTGACCTGGATCAGATTCGGAGTGTGGCTGCTCTTGGGGTTGACGATCTACTTCTTCTACGGGGTGCGGAACAGCCGCCTGCAGCGGAGAGCGGAGGATCGAGCGAGCAGGAACGCGGCCTGA